Below is a window of Verrucomicrobiota bacterium DNA.
ACGCCGCGCGGCGCCATCGCGTGCGCGACGCCCATTTCGCCGGGCATGGAATTGTATCCGAGCTCACCCGCGACGAAGCAGATGCGCGAGGCCGTGCTCGAATCGCTGCTCATCAACCACCCGCTCGACTGCCCCATCTGCGACCAGGCCGGCGAGTGCAAGCTCCAGGAATACTCGGTCGAGCACGGGCAGGCCGCGGGCCGTTTCGTCGAAACGAAGGTTCACAAGCCAAAGGCCGTGGACCTCGGCCCGCGCATCGTCCTCGACGACGAGCGCTGCATCCTTTGCACGCGCTGCATCCGGTTCACGCGCGACATCGCCGGCGACGACGCGCTTGGCATCGTCAATCGCGGCAGCTACAACACCATCGCCGCGTGGAAGCCCGGCGCGTTCGACAACAACTACACCCTCAACACCGTGGACATCTGCCCGGTGGGCGCGCTCACGTCGAAGGACTTTCGTTTCCAGATGCGCGTGTGGTTTATGAAGGAGACCAAATCCATCTGCACCAGTTGCGCGACCGGGTGCAACATCGTCATCGGCTCGCGCGAGGAGAAGGTCCACCGCTACGAGCCGCGCCAGAACGACGCCGTGAACGCGTGCTGGATGTGCGACCACGGCCGTCTCAACTACAAGTGGATCGGGCGCGGGGACAGATTGAAGAAGTGCGGGGTGCGGAGTGCGGA
It encodes the following:
- a CDS encoding 2Fe-2S iron-sulfur cluster binding domain-containing protein, with protein sequence MPPTATTESKPAPPVEKLKIKVDGREVEVPRLMPDWQGRLVPTTMLQACQFAGVDVPHYCYHPKLPVAGNCRMCLVEFGLPAMGPDRKPLLDEEGSPRIQKQVLPYEPATPRGAIACATPISPGMELYPSSPATKQMREAVLESLLINHPLDCPICDQAGECKLQEYSVEHGQAAGRFVETKVHKPKAVDLGPRIVLDDERCILCTRCIRFTRDIAGDDALGIVNRGSYNTIAAWKPGAFDNNYTLNTVDICPVGALTSKDFRFQMRVWFMKETKSICTSCATGCNIVIGSREEKVHRYEPRQNDAVNACWMCDHGRLNYKWIGRGDRLKKCGVRSAECGAADSNWPTVLKGVSETLAKAPHGSTAIVASARQTNEELFLLKKLATKLG